CGCCTTTCTTCAACGACATTCCCGCCCCCGGGCGGTCAGGGGCTCGCAATGACGGGGAAACGCAAGTCATTGCGAGCGAAGCGCGGCAATCTCGTTCCCGGATCGGCCCGGGTGCCCAGAGGCGGTTCTGGGGATCCATCCGCTTGTCTGCGGGCCGGGGGGTGGCGTATCTTAGAGGCGGACGCCGCGCGCGGCATCCTGACCCCGCAACAAAGGAGTGCCCCGAACCATGCTTTCGCCCCTGCTTGCCGCCATGACCGTTTTCTGCGCCGACCCCTCCGCTGCGACGGGATTCCTCAACGAGACCGTGACCGTGGACGGGACGGCGCACAATTACGTCCTGTATGTGCCGCGGGACTACACGGCGGACCGCGCGTGGCCGCTGGTGGTGTTCCTGCACGGCGCGGGCGAGCGCGGGGCCGACGGGCTCAAGCAGTCGGACGTGGGCATCGGCCGGGCCATCCGCCTGAACCCCGAGCGTTTCCCCTGCCTGGTGCTCATGCCGCAGTGCCCGGAGGAGCATTTCTGGGACAGCATGTTCCCCGCCATCGAGGCGATGATGGAGAAGGCGAAAACGGCCTACACCGTGGACGCGAAACGGGTCACCCTGACGGGGCTGTCCATGGGCGGCTACGGCACCTGGATCTGGGGGCCCGTGAAGAAGGACGTCTTCGCGGCGTACCTGCCCATTTGCGGGGGCGGGTCTTTCGGGGACATCCGCCGGTTCTGCCCCAAGGCGGGCGAGGACGTCTTCCCGTCCATGGAGGAGCGCGGGAAACTGCTGGCGGACCGCCCGGTCTGGGCCTTCCACGGCAAGGACGACGATGTGGTGCCGCCGTTCCGCACGCGCCAGATGGTGCGCGCCGTGGAGAAGGCGGGCGGCAAGCCCCGGCTCACCGAATACCCCGGCACGGGCCACAATTCCTGGGACCAGGCGTACGGCGACCCGGAGGCCGTCGCCTGGCTGCTGGAGCAGCGCCTGCCGGACTGACATGCGGACAACGCAACGAAGAAGGAGGATGACATGATCGAACTGGGCATGCATGCGGACAACTGGCGGACCCTGAGCGGCGGGTTCAAACAGGCGGCGGAGACGGCGGTGAAGTACGGCCTGCGGCATCTGGAGTTCGCCGCGATCCACGGCCAGTACTTCATCCAGGCCATGGGCTACGAGCCGGGCGTCTCCCTCCAGTCCAACCCGCGCGCCCTCAAGCGCTACTGCGACAAAATGGGCCTGCTCATCTCGCAGGTGGACGGCTCGTTCCCGTTCATGGGGCCCGAGGGCTCGGCCTTCGGCGTGCAGTATGTCCAGCAGTCCATCCGCTTCGCCGCGGAGCTGGACTGCCCCATGGTGGACACGGTGGACGGCGCGGCGGAGATCGAGGGGTACACCCGCGAGGAGGTCTTCCGGGTCACCTGCGACAACTACCGCCAGGTGCTGCCCTGGGCCGAGGACTACGGCGTCGTCATCAACGTCGAGCCCCACGGCCCCTACACCAACGACATCGAGTTCATGCAGCGGCTTTTCCGCCATTTCGACACGGAATACCTCCGCTGCAATTTCGACACGGGGAACACCTTCATCGCCGGGCACGACCCGCTGGAGTACCTGAAGGCCCTGCGCCCCTGGGTTTCCCACTGCCACATCAAGGACGTGAGCGCCGGGCTGGCCGCCGCCGTCCGCGGCGAGGAGACGGGCATCGCGTGCAGCGAGGTGCCCATCGGCGGCGGCGTGAACGCGGAAAACATCCGCAGGTGCCTGAACTACCTCCAGGAGACGGACTGGGACGGCGTGGTCTCCCTCGAATGCCACGGCGCGGACGACAACATCCGCCAGAGCGTGGAATTCCTCCGGGGGGTGGTGGGCGGGGGCTGACCGCCGTTTCCCCGTCCACCCCGTCCATGTGGTCCATATCGTCCATTTCGTCCATGAAGACCGGCGGACGCGGCGGGGGGAGTTAAAAAGAAATGGAGGCGGCACCCGGATTTGAACCGGGGTATAAAGGCTTTGCAGGCCTCTGCCTTACCACTTGGCTATGCCGCCCCGATGGCTGGATTGTAGGGGAAGAGCCCCGGTGGTGTCAAGGCGCGCCCGGATCAGGACCGGTGCCGCCGCGCGCCGAGGGCGGCGAGGGCGAGGGCCAGTCCCGCCAGGGCTGCGGCGGAGGCCGCAGGCACGGGCGGGCGCGGGTTCACGGTGACCACGGCCGCCGGGCTGTCCGCCGTGGCCGGACTGTCGTCCGACACCCGGCACACATACTCGCCCTCGTCCATCAACTGCGCGTAGG
This genomic window from Candidatus Hydrogenedentota bacterium contains:
- a CDS encoding phospholipase — protein: MLSPLLAAMTVFCADPSAATGFLNETVTVDGTAHNYVLYVPRDYTADRAWPLVVFLHGAGERGADGLKQSDVGIGRAIRLNPERFPCLVLMPQCPEEHFWDSMFPAIEAMMEKAKTAYTVDAKRVTLTGLSMGGYGTWIWGPVKKDVFAAYLPICGGGSFGDIRRFCPKAGEDVFPSMEERGKLLADRPVWAFHGKDDDVVPPFRTRQMVRAVEKAGGKPRLTEYPGTGHNSWDQAYGDPEAVAWLLEQRLPD
- a CDS encoding sugar phosphate isomerase/epimerase; translated protein: MIELGMHADNWRTLSGGFKQAAETAVKYGLRHLEFAAIHGQYFIQAMGYEPGVSLQSNPRALKRYCDKMGLLISQVDGSFPFMGPEGSAFGVQYVQQSIRFAAELDCPMVDTVDGAAEIEGYTREEVFRVTCDNYRQVLPWAEDYGVVINVEPHGPYTNDIEFMQRLFRHFDTEYLRCNFDTGNTFIAGHDPLEYLKALRPWVSHCHIKDVSAGLAAAVRGEETGIACSEVPIGGGVNAENIRRCLNYLQETDWDGVVSLECHGADDNIRQSVEFLRGVVGGG